A single region of the Streptomyces sp. AM 4-1-1 genome encodes:
- a CDS encoding GNAT family N-acetyltransferase translates to MDTALPRETGRTAFRDATDADVPELVALIESAYRGDSSRAGWTTEADILEGQRTDPDGVRATLSAPGSRVLVVERDGAMVACCHLEHRGEAAYFGMFAVRPGLQGAGLGKLTIAEAERSAREDWGVSEMQMTVISVREELIAWYERRGYRRTGRMSPFPYGDERFGIPRRDDLAFELLVKDLGQG, encoded by the coding sequence ATGGACACCGCACTGCCCCGGGAGACCGGCCGAACCGCGTTCCGCGACGCGACGGACGCCGATGTGCCCGAACTCGTGGCGCTGATCGAATCGGCGTACCGCGGGGATTCCAGCCGCGCCGGCTGGACCACCGAGGCGGACATCCTGGAGGGACAGCGCACCGACCCGGACGGGGTGCGCGCGACACTGTCCGCGCCCGGCAGCCGCGTGCTCGTGGTCGAACGGGACGGCGCCATGGTCGCCTGCTGCCACCTGGAACACCGGGGTGAGGCCGCCTACTTCGGAATGTTCGCGGTCCGCCCCGGTCTCCAGGGCGCAGGACTCGGCAAGCTGACGATCGCGGAGGCCGAGCGCTCGGCCAGGGAGGACTGGGGGGTGTCCGAGATGCAGATGACCGTCATCTCGGTCCGCGAGGAGCTGATCGCCTGGTACGAGCGGCGTGGCTACCGCCGTACGGGAAGGATGAGCCCCTTCCCGTACGGCGACGAGCGTTTCGGTATTCCGCGACGCGACGATCTCGCCTTCGAGCTCCTGGTCAAGGATCTGGGTCAGGGCTGA
- a CDS encoding VOC family protein translates to MVHVLSSRVLLRPTDPERSRAFYGEALGLPVYREFGTGPERGTVYFLGGGFLEVSGRSAEPPAPGTELWLQVADVRAAHEELGAQGVPVLRAPVREPWGLIEMWIADPDGVRLAVVEVPADHPLRHRP, encoded by the coding sequence ATGGTTCATGTACTGAGCAGTCGCGTCCTGCTGCGTCCGACCGATCCCGAACGATCGCGGGCATTCTACGGAGAGGCCCTGGGTCTGCCGGTCTACCGGGAGTTCGGCACCGGTCCCGAGCGGGGCACGGTGTACTTCCTGGGCGGCGGCTTCCTGGAGGTCTCCGGCCGATCGGCCGAGCCGCCCGCGCCCGGCACGGAGCTGTGGCTCCAGGTCGCGGACGTACGGGCGGCGCACGAGGAACTGGGGGCCCAGGGCGTGCCGGTCCTCCGTGCGCCGGTGCGTGAGCCGTGGGGGCTGATCGAGATGTGGATCGCGGATCCGGACGGAGTGCGCCTGGCGGTGGTGGAGGTACCCGCCGACCATCCGCTGCGCCACCGGCCCTGA
- a CDS encoding DUF5134 domain-containing protein — translation MHGSAMSGWLLMALCAATGAYCLLRARCEAAEERRTARAEALMGFGMAAMALPAAVVPPPAWAWVAYAVLFGAAALRALRTARRGGHHLHHLVGSLAMVYMALTMAPGIGGAGHGAGGAHAGHGSGAVAPTAGGIPLLTGLLLVYYAVYVLRSGARLIPAGAPGAEAGGGAGAGRGNGWGAWGARPELVPACRLTMGIGMLAMLLPL, via the coding sequence GTGCATGGTTCGGCCATGTCCGGCTGGTTGCTGATGGCGTTGTGCGCCGCGACGGGGGCGTACTGCCTGCTGCGGGCGCGGTGCGAGGCGGCGGAGGAGCGCCGGACGGCTCGCGCGGAGGCGCTGATGGGCTTCGGCATGGCCGCGATGGCGTTACCCGCGGCGGTCGTGCCCCCGCCGGCCTGGGCATGGGTGGCGTACGCGGTGCTGTTCGGCGCGGCCGCGCTGCGCGCGCTGCGGACCGCACGGCGGGGCGGGCACCATCTGCACCATCTGGTCGGCTCGCTGGCGATGGTCTACATGGCGCTGACGATGGCGCCGGGCATCGGCGGGGCCGGGCACGGTGCGGGTGGTGCGCACGCCGGTCACGGCTCCGGGGCGGTCGCGCCGACGGCGGGCGGTATACCGCTGCTGACCGGTCTGCTGCTCGTCTACTACGCCGTCTACGTGCTCCGCTCGGGGGCCCGGCTGATACCGGCCGGCGCCCCGGGGGCGGAGGCCGGCGGCGGTGCGGGGGCCGGGAGGGGGAACGGGTGGGGCGCCTGGGGCGCCCGTCCCGAACTCGTCCCCGCCTGCCGGCTGACGATGGGCATCGGGATGCTGGCGATGCTGCTGCCGCTGTGA
- a CDS encoding M56 family metallopeptidase, which translates to MLVSLALLLLGALAAVVTPRLMARAQWPEREPVVALWVWQCVVAGVLLSFGLSMTFSASAAWQEVRGQVFAPAPRAVVEAYALAAYGPWSAVIAVLLALGGVWTAAMLTREIRRARVRRRRSRAELLVRSPLLPGEEPGAGRLVVLEGERPDAWWLPGAAPRLVITTAALGRLKGRQLDAVLAHEQGHAQARHDWLLHCSGALAAGFPQVPVFAAFRDEMHRLVELAADDMASRRFGRLTTALALVGLNEDRGVFGPCPAPGAQLPLRVNRLLAPVNRLTAGRRLRLTAAAALVPVVPLLVAFVPGLSALS; encoded by the coding sequence ATGTTGGTCTCCCTCGCGCTGCTGCTGCTCGGCGCACTGGCCGCCGTCGTGACCCCACGGCTCATGGCGCGGGCCCAGTGGCCGGAGCGCGAGCCCGTGGTGGCGCTGTGGGTGTGGCAGTGCGTGGTGGCAGGGGTACTGCTGTCGTTCGGCCTCTCCATGACGTTCAGCGCCTCGGCCGCCTGGCAGGAGGTGCGCGGCCAGGTCTTCGCTCCCGCGCCGCGCGCCGTCGTCGAGGCGTACGCCCTGGCCGCGTACGGGCCGTGGTCGGCCGTGATCGCCGTGCTGCTGGCCCTCGGCGGTGTGTGGACCGCCGCGATGCTGACCCGGGAGATCCGGCGCGCCCGGGTACGGCGCAGGCGCAGCCGGGCGGAGCTGCTGGTGCGTTCTCCGCTGCTGCCCGGTGAGGAGCCGGGCGCGGGCCGGCTCGTCGTCCTGGAGGGCGAACGCCCCGATGCCTGGTGGCTGCCCGGCGCCGCGCCCCGGCTGGTCATCACGACGGCGGCACTGGGTCGTCTCAAGGGCCGCCAGCTGGACGCGGTCCTGGCGCACGAGCAGGGCCACGCGCAGGCCAGGCACGACTGGCTGCTGCACTGTTCCGGCGCGCTGGCCGCGGGTTTTCCGCAGGTGCCGGTGTTCGCCGCGTTCCGTGACGAGATGCACCGGCTCGTCGAACTGGCCGCCGACGACATGGCGTCGCGCCGCTTCGGCCGGCTGACCACCGCGCTGGCGCTGGTCGGACTCAACGAGGACCGGGGCGTGTTCGGCCCCTGCCCGGCCCCGGGCGCACAACTACCGCTGCGGGTGAACCGGTTGCTCGCTCCGGTGAACCGGCTCACGGCGGGCCGTCGGCTGCGGCTCACCGCGGCAGCCGCCCTGGTGCCGGTCGTCCCCCTGCTGGTCGCCTTCGTTCCGGGACTCAGCGCACTGAGCTGA
- a CDS encoding phosphatase PAP2 family protein yields MHSPTLSPPDRATPPPAGLRTGAVCAFLAVALTVLVTARWSPLMSLDRTVADALHRRAVAEPGLVGVSRVLTDWVWDPWTMRALIAVAVIALWRGGARVLALWVAVTSALAAVVQQGLKSAVGRDRPRWPDPVDSAHYAAFPSGHAMTAAVSCGLLLWLLRRHAVTPPVWRAAAVAAAVSVAGVGATRVYLGVHWMSDVLGGWLLGAALVAFSVAAHARYTSDGRALLPPRS; encoded by the coding sequence ATGCACTCCCCCACGCTCTCCCCGCCGGACCGTGCGACCCCGCCCCCGGCGGGCCTCCGGACGGGCGCCGTCTGCGCCTTCCTCGCGGTGGCACTCACGGTCCTGGTCACCGCGCGCTGGTCGCCGCTGATGTCACTGGACCGTACGGTCGCCGACGCCCTGCACCGCCGGGCGGTGGCGGAACCCGGTCTCGTCGGGGTCAGCCGGGTGCTGACGGACTGGGTGTGGGACCCCTGGACCATGCGCGCGCTGATCGCGGTCGCGGTGATCGCCCTGTGGAGGGGCGGTGCCCGTGTGCTCGCCCTCTGGGTGGCGGTGACGAGCGCGCTCGCCGCCGTCGTCCAGCAGGGGCTGAAGTCCGCTGTCGGCCGGGACCGTCCGCGGTGGCCGGACCCGGTGGACTCCGCGCACTACGCGGCCTTCCCCTCCGGGCACGCCATGACCGCGGCGGTCAGCTGCGGGCTGCTGCTGTGGCTGCTGCGCCGCCACGCGGTGACACCGCCGGTGTGGCGGGCCGCGGCTGTGGCCGCCGCGGTCTCGGTGGCCGGGGTGGGGGCGACCCGGGTGTACCTGGGGGTGCACTGGATGAGCGATGTGCTGGGCGGCTGGCTGCTGGGAGCGGCGCTGGTGGCGTTCTCGGTCGCGGCCCACGCCAGGTACACCTCGGACGGACGGGCCCTGTTGCCGCCCCGCTCCTGA
- a CDS encoding HAD family hydrolase — protein MAVKGALFDFSGTLFRIESVESWLRAALRERGLVLDPADFARYTARLTAAGALPGGPPPRRVPPRLAPAWEVRDESAELHRAVYTGLAREAGLPDPGLYDALYERHRSPAAWTPYPDAAEVLAGLRRAGVRVGVVSNIGWDLRPVLRAHGLDPLIDAYVLSYEHGVQKPDPRVFRTACSLLGLAPADVVMVGDDRRADGGAAKLGCAVRFVDHLPVAERPDGLRSLGLVRTDEPM, from the coding sequence ATGGCGGTCAAAGGCGCGCTCTTCGACTTCTCCGGGACCCTGTTCCGCATCGAATCGGTCGAGTCCTGGCTGCGGGCGGCGCTCAGGGAGCGGGGGCTGGTGCTCGACCCGGCGGACTTCGCCCGGTACACCGCGCGGCTGACGGCCGCGGGCGCTCTGCCCGGCGGGCCGCCGCCGCGACGGGTTCCCCCACGGCTCGCCCCGGCCTGGGAGGTCCGGGACGAGAGCGCGGAGCTTCACCGGGCCGTGTACACGGGGCTGGCCAGGGAGGCCGGGCTGCCCGATCCGGGGCTGTACGACGCGCTGTACGAACGCCACAGGTCGCCCGCCGCGTGGACGCCCTACCCCGACGCCGCCGAGGTCCTGGCCGGGCTGCGCCGCGCCGGTGTCCGGGTCGGTGTGGTCAGCAACATCGGCTGGGATCTGCGCCCGGTGCTCCGCGCGCATGGACTGGACCCGCTGATCGACGCCTACGTCCTGTCGTACGAACACGGGGTCCAGAAGCCCGATCCGCGCGTCTTCCGCACCGCGTGCTCGCTGCTGGGCCTCGCTCCGGCGGACGTGGTGATGGTGGGCGACGACCGTCGCGCGGACGGCGGCGCGGCGAAACTGGGCTGTGCGGTGCGCTTCGTGGACCATCTGCCGGTGGCCGAACGGCCGGACGGACTGCGGTCCCTCGGTCTGGTGAGGACGGACGAACCCATGTGA
- a CDS encoding ArsR family transcriptional regulator, whose protein sequence is MTLAPAAADGAAPATGARALAHPDRGDIRIEDVLHALSDPTRLLVVRELALAEGELSCSCFGLTVSKSTTTHHFRVLRESGVIRQTYRGTAKMNGLRRHDLDALFPGLLDSVLDAVERQAGRIDRG, encoded by the coding sequence GTGACCCTCGCACCCGCCGCCGCTGACGGTGCGGCCCCGGCGACCGGCGCTCGCGCGCTCGCGCACCCCGACCGCGGCGACATCAGGATCGAGGACGTGCTCCACGCGCTGTCCGACCCGACACGACTGCTCGTGGTCCGGGAACTGGCCCTCGCCGAGGGTGAGCTGAGCTGTTCCTGTTTCGGGCTCACGGTGTCGAAGTCGACGACCACGCACCACTTCCGGGTGCTGCGCGAGAGCGGCGTCATCCGGCAGACCTACCGGGGGACCGCCAAGATGAACGGGCTTCGCAGACACGACCTGGACGCCCTCTTCCCCGGACTGCTGGACAGCGTTCTCGATGCGGTCGAGCGCCAGGCCGGGCGGATCGACCGCGGCTGA
- a CDS encoding NADH:flavin oxidoreductase/NADH oxidase gives MSALFEPLTLRSLTFPNRVWMAPMCQYSAASSGPGTGVATDWHFAHYAARAIGGTGLILTEATAVSPEGRISPSDLGIWNDTQVAALRRITDFLKSQGTVPGIQIAHAGRKASTAAPWTGGAPLGPEEGGWQPLGPSPVPFDERHPVPTELSANQIQRIVGQFADAARRALDAGFEVAEVHGAHGYLIGEFLSPHSNHRTDGYGGSFDNRVRFALEVVDAMRAVWPRDKPLFFRISATDWLDGDGWTGDDTVRFAALLKEHGVDLLDVSTGGNAAGVRIPVGPGYQVPFAARVRSATGLPVAAVGLITEAGQAGKILANGEADAVLLGRELLRDPSWAHRAARELGGDVRVPQQYHRSV, from the coding sequence GTGAGCGCGTTGTTCGAGCCTCTGACCCTCCGGTCGCTGACCTTCCCGAACCGGGTCTGGATGGCACCCATGTGCCAGTACTCCGCCGCGTCCTCCGGCCCCGGGACGGGCGTCGCCACCGACTGGCACTTCGCCCACTACGCGGCGCGCGCCATCGGGGGGACCGGTCTGATCCTGACCGAGGCGACGGCCGTCAGCCCGGAGGGCCGGATCAGCCCCTCGGACCTCGGCATCTGGAACGACACCCAGGTCGCCGCGCTGCGCAGGATCACCGACTTCCTGAAGTCGCAGGGCACCGTTCCGGGCATCCAGATCGCTCATGCCGGGCGCAAGGCGTCGACAGCGGCGCCCTGGACGGGCGGCGCGCCGCTCGGCCCGGAGGAGGGTGGCTGGCAGCCGCTGGGTCCCAGCCCGGTGCCCTTCGACGAGCGTCATCCGGTACCCACAGAGCTGTCGGCAAATCAGATCCAGCGGATCGTGGGCCAGTTCGCCGACGCGGCCAGGCGTGCGCTGGACGCCGGTTTCGAGGTCGCCGAGGTGCACGGCGCGCACGGCTATCTGATCGGCGAGTTCCTTTCCCCGCACAGCAACCACCGCACCGACGGTTACGGCGGCTCCTTCGACAACCGCGTCCGCTTCGCCCTTGAGGTCGTCGACGCCATGCGGGCCGTGTGGCCGCGGGACAAGCCGCTGTTCTTCCGGATCTCCGCCACCGACTGGCTGGACGGGGACGGCTGGACCGGTGACGACACCGTGCGGTTCGCGGCCCTGCTCAAGGAGCACGGCGTGGACCTCCTGGACGTCTCCACCGGAGGCAACGCCGCCGGGGTACGCATCCCGGTAGGCCCCGGGTACCAGGTGCCGTTCGCGGCCCGTGTCAGGAGCGCGACCGGGTTGCCGGTCGCCGCCGTAGGTCTGATCACCGAGGCCGGGCAGGCCGGGAAGATCCTCGCCAACGGCGAGGCGGACGCGGTGCTCCTCGGCCGTGAACTGCTGCGGGACCCGTCGTGGGCGCACCGCGCCGCGCGGGAACTGGGCGGCGACGTGCGCGTCCCCCAGCAGTACCACCGATCGGTCTGA
- a CDS encoding uracil-DNA glycosylase: MTARPLNEVVEPGWAEALRPVAGRIAEMGDFLRAEVAAGRTYLPAGANVLRAFQQPFDEVRVLIMGQDPYPTPGMAVGLSFSVAPEVTRLPGSLENIFRELHADLGLPRPSNGDLTPWTRQGVLLLNRALTTAPRRPAAHRGKGWEEVTEQAIRALVGRGTPLVSVLWGRDARNLRPLLGDLPAVESAHPSPMSADRGFFGSRPFSRTNDLLARQGALPVDWRLP, from the coding sequence GTGACAGCACGACCGTTGAACGAAGTTGTCGAGCCCGGCTGGGCCGAGGCATTGCGCCCGGTGGCCGGACGTATCGCCGAGATGGGTGATTTCCTGCGTGCGGAAGTGGCGGCGGGACGCACCTATCTGCCGGCCGGGGCGAACGTCCTGCGTGCCTTCCAGCAGCCCTTCGACGAGGTACGCGTCCTGATCATGGGTCAGGACCCCTATCCGACACCGGGAATGGCCGTCGGGCTCAGCTTCTCGGTCGCCCCCGAGGTCACCCGGCTGCCCGGCAGCCTGGAGAACATCTTCCGGGAGCTGCACGCGGACCTGGGGCTGCCGCGCCCGTCGAACGGCGACCTGACGCCCTGGACCCGACAGGGTGTGCTGCTGCTCAACAGGGCGCTGACCACCGCGCCCCGCAGGCCGGCGGCGCACCGGGGCAAGGGCTGGGAGGAAGTGACCGAGCAGGCCATCCGCGCTCTGGTCGGGCGGGGAACGCCGCTGGTGTCCGTGCTGTGGGGGCGCGACGCCCGCAACCTGCGCCCCCTGCTGGGCGATCTGCCCGCCGTCGAGTCCGCCCATCCGTCCCCCATGTCGGCGGACCGGGGTTTCTTCGGTTCACGGCCCTTCAGCCGCACCAACGATCTGCTGGCCCGCCAGGGCGCCCTGCCCGTGGACTGGCGCCTGCCCTGA
- a CDS encoding BadF/BadG/BcrA/BcrD ATPase family protein, with protein sequence MKGTAGAGVPWVLGVDSGGSGLRVALGPVAGSGDGDVPVVTAGCAEPVRTGPSGIDAGHLLAQLLPAVAELRTEARGAGHGEVPVVAAAVGAAGMATLGDRLRAELPAALENALGVRRLALAADAVTAYAGAVGQRPGAVVAAGTGMIALGTDLTSWRRADGWGHLLGDSGGGAWIGRAGLEAAMRAHDGRRGGSATLLARLRAVFGPASELPGLLYPRTDRPALLASFAPEVARCAAADPVAAGILREAARHIAEAAVAVCPPAPGTGVDSGPDTGAAAGPYEAGEGHGPYEVALTGGLFRMGAPLLVPLREELARQLPYATPVTATDGPLTGAFRIARALATDGLRLPLHPTLLHIPGAHTGPEPGG encoded by the coding sequence GTGAAGGGCACGGCGGGCGCCGGAGTGCCATGGGTGCTCGGGGTCGACTCGGGAGGTTCGGGGCTGCGCGTGGCCCTCGGGCCGGTTGCCGGCTCCGGCGACGGCGACGTGCCGGTGGTCACGGCCGGCTGCGCCGAACCGGTACGCACGGGTCCGTCGGGGATCGACGCCGGACATCTGCTGGCACAGCTGCTGCCCGCCGTCGCGGAACTGCGCACGGAGGCCCGGGGGGCCGGACACGGCGAGGTGCCGGTCGTGGCGGCTGCGGTGGGGGCCGCCGGGATGGCGACGCTGGGTGACCGGCTGCGCGCGGAACTTCCCGCCGCGCTGGAGAACGCCCTCGGTGTACGAAGGCTCGCACTGGCCGCCGACGCGGTGACCGCGTACGCGGGAGCGGTCGGCCAACGGCCCGGGGCGGTCGTCGCCGCGGGCACGGGCATGATCGCGCTGGGCACGGATCTGACGAGCTGGCGGCGGGCGGACGGCTGGGGTCATCTGCTGGGCGACAGCGGTGGCGGGGCGTGGATCGGCCGGGCCGGGCTCGAAGCGGCGATGCGCGCCCACGACGGGCGGCGCGGCGGGTCGGCCACGTTGCTGGCCCGGCTGCGAGCGGTGTTCGGTCCGGCGTCCGAACTGCCCGGTCTGCTCTATCCGCGTACCGACCGGCCGGCCCTGCTCGCCTCCTTCGCCCCGGAGGTGGCCCGCTGCGCGGCGGCCGATCCCGTCGCGGCGGGCATCCTGCGGGAGGCGGCGCGTCATATCGCGGAGGCCGCCGTCGCGGTCTGCCCACCGGCACCCGGGACCGGCGTGGACAGCGGCCCGGACACCGGAGCGGCTGCCGGACCGTACGAGGCCGGGGAGGGGCACGGGCCGTACGAAGTGGCGCTGACCGGTGGACTGTTCCGGATGGGCGCTCCGCTCCTGGTACCGCTGCGCGAGGAACTGGCGCGGCAGCTCCCGTACGCGACGCCGGTGACCGCCACCGACGGTCCCCTCACGGGGGCGTTCCGGATCGCCCGGGCGCTGGCCACGGACGGTCTGCGGCTGCCGCTCCATCCGACACTGCTTCACATACCGGGCGCCCACACCGGGCCGGAGCCGGGCGGGTGA
- a CDS encoding lactonase family protein — MGGNGVGRRAFIGSFTSAGGSGITAAAVDPETGALTVLGATDTVPDPSFLAPAPDGAALYAVSETGHGAAAAFDISGELPRPAGEVRPVDGEAPTHLALAGGHLVTANYGSGSVTTVPVLADGTLGAAVSVLRHQGGGPDPDRQEGPHAHQVLPDPSGNWVLSVDLGTDSVRVCALDAHTGALRVHSETPLRPGTGPRHLAFHPGGGHAYVVNELEPTVTVCHWDSSAGTLEPLGETALLPDDAVTDPEVRVYPSEIVVAPGGRFVWTANRGHDSISVLALDATGERLSLVTTVDCGGHWPRDLALDPTGRWLYAANERSGDVSWFGVDPATGVPALAGSVDVPAASCVVFV; from the coding sequence GTGGGCGGCAACGGTGTGGGGCGGCGGGCGTTCATCGGTTCCTTCACTTCGGCGGGCGGGAGCGGCATCACCGCCGCCGCGGTGGACCCGGAGACCGGCGCGCTGACCGTACTGGGTGCCACGGACACCGTCCCCGACCCCTCGTTCCTCGCCCCGGCCCCCGACGGCGCCGCGCTCTACGCGGTCAGCGAGACCGGCCACGGGGCCGCCGCCGCGTTCGACATCAGCGGCGAACTGCCCCGCCCGGCCGGTGAGGTCCGTCCGGTGGACGGCGAGGCACCCACCCATCTGGCCCTCGCGGGCGGCCACCTCGTCACCGCCAACTACGGCTCCGGAAGCGTCACCACGGTCCCGGTCCTGGCCGACGGCACCCTGGGCGCAGCCGTGTCCGTACTCCGGCACCAGGGCGGGGGCCCGGACCCCGACCGTCAGGAAGGTCCGCACGCCCACCAGGTGCTGCCCGACCCCTCCGGGAACTGGGTGCTGAGCGTCGACCTCGGCACCGACTCCGTACGGGTGTGCGCGCTCGACGCGCACACCGGCGCACTGCGCGTGCACAGCGAGACACCGCTGCGCCCCGGGACCGGGCCGCGTCATCTGGCCTTCCACCCCGGCGGCGGTCACGCGTACGTCGTCAACGAGCTGGAACCGACCGTCACGGTCTGCCACTGGGACTCCTCCGCCGGAACACTCGAACCGCTCGGCGAGACGGCCCTCCTGCCCGACGACGCGGTCACCGACCCCGAGGTACGTGTCTATCCGTCCGAGATCGTCGTCGCTCCCGGCGGACGGTTCGTCTGGACCGCCAACCGGGGCCACGACAGCATCTCGGTCCTCGCCCTCGACGCGACGGGCGAGCGGCTGTCCCTGGTCACGACCGTGGACTGCGGTGGCCACTGGCCGCGCGACCTGGCCCTCGACCCCACCGGCCGGTGGCTGTACGCGGCCAACGAGCGCTCCGGGGACGTCAGCTGGTTCGGCGTCGACCCGGCGACCGGAGTTCCTGCCCTCGCGGGCTCGGTCGACGTACCGGCCGCCTCCTGCGTCGTCTTCGTCTGA
- a CDS encoding sensor histidine kinase, whose translation MTQVSEPFVHPALFYRDDQEYLAGTVPFVQDGLAAGEPVAVAVPGSRLGLLRTELGTDAGAVRFIDMADAGRNPGRIIPKVLRAFADAHPAGRVRIIGEPIWPGRTEAEYPACVQHEALINAAFHDRDVTIVCPYDAARLDEAVLADAYATHPVVVDAGREERSGTYDPDHVVAVYNQPLARPSRAAAFAFGAELLPGARDFAVDRARRLGLTDERLEDFTLAVAELTTNSVVHGGGSGTVRVWTQDGQVLCEVTDAGHLADPLAGRRPPPPEQIGGRGLLIVHYLTDLVRVHTGPEGTTIRFHLAN comes from the coding sequence GTGACGCAGGTGTCCGAACCGTTCGTTCATCCGGCGCTGTTCTACCGGGACGACCAGGAATACCTCGCCGGGACGGTGCCGTTCGTCCAGGACGGTCTCGCCGCGGGCGAGCCGGTGGCGGTGGCGGTCCCGGGCAGCAGGCTCGGTCTGCTGCGCACCGAACTGGGCACGGACGCCGGGGCGGTGCGGTTCATCGACATGGCCGACGCGGGGCGCAACCCGGGTCGGATCATTCCCAAGGTGCTGCGGGCCTTCGCCGACGCCCATCCCGCCGGACGGGTGCGCATCATCGGGGAGCCGATCTGGCCCGGCCGTACCGAGGCCGAATACCCCGCCTGTGTGCAGCACGAGGCGCTGATCAACGCCGCGTTCCACGACCGGGACGTCACCATCGTCTGCCCGTACGACGCCGCGCGGCTGGACGAGGCGGTGCTCGCCGACGCGTACGCCACACATCCCGTGGTCGTCGACGCGGGACGTGAGGAGCGCAGCGGGACGTACGACCCCGACCATGTCGTCGCCGTCTACAACCAGCCGCTGGCCCGTCCGTCGCGTGCGGCCGCCTTCGCCTTCGGAGCCGAGCTCCTGCCCGGCGCGCGGGACTTCGCGGTCGACCGGGCCAGGCGTCTGGGCCTGACGGACGAGCGGCTGGAGGACTTCACCCTGGCCGTCGCCGAGCTGACCACGAACAGCGTGGTGCACGGTGGTGGATCGGGCACGGTACGCGTCTGGACACAGGACGGACAGGTCCTGTGCGAGGTCACGGACGCGGGGCACCTGGCCGACCCGCTCGCGGGCCGCCGCCCGCCGCCGCCCGAACAGATCGGCGGCCGGGGACTGCTGATAGTCCACTACCTCACCGACCTGGTCCGCGTGCACACCGGCCCCGAAGGCACCACGATCCGCTTCCACCTGGCGAACTGA
- a CDS encoding STAS domain-containing protein, whose amino-acid sequence MDDSHGADPFTASAPPRAAVLELRSLTDPPGVRAAGEVTLTTRAAWEHALESLVGGSGDVYLDLSSVSFVDVAGASAVAVAAQQLGTGRSMVLKAPPRPLRRALELFWPDLSAIEVTT is encoded by the coding sequence GTGGACGACTCACACGGTGCGGACCCGTTCACGGCATCCGCGCCGCCGAGGGCGGCCGTGCTGGAACTGCGTTCGCTGACGGACCCGCCAGGGGTGCGCGCGGCCGGTGAGGTCACGCTGACCACACGCGCCGCGTGGGAGCACGCGCTGGAGAGCCTGGTGGGAGGGAGCGGCGATGTCTATCTGGACCTGTCGTCCGTGTCCTTCGTCGATGTCGCGGGCGCGTCCGCCGTGGCGGTCGCGGCCCAGCAGCTCGGCACCGGACGATCCATGGTCCTCAAGGCACCGCCACGCCCGCTGCGGCGCGCGTTGGAACTGTTCTGGCCCGACTTGTCAGCGATCGAGGTGACGACGTGA